A DNA window from Xanthomonas campestris pv. campestris str. ATCC 33913 contains the following coding sequences:
- a CDS encoding GspH/FimT family pseudopilin has product MFFCRARGFTLVELMTTVAVVAIVAAIGYPSFQGVIRSNRAVTANNEVVGLLNLARSEALRSGQSGAICGSSNGTACDGSWGGGILAWSDVNTNGALDGGEPVLRYWLGNPKLVVQGPSSGLVAFDGRGRRISAADQQITVRPDQCGGQQLMRTLLINAAGQVRSRKDNCQ; this is encoded by the coding sequence ATGTTTTTCTGCCGTGCTCGCGGGTTCACGCTGGTTGAGTTGATGACCACGGTTGCGGTCGTTGCGATCGTGGCCGCTATCGGATACCCGAGTTTTCAAGGCGTCATTCGGTCGAATCGCGCTGTTACTGCAAATAATGAAGTGGTCGGGTTGCTTAACCTCGCCAGGAGCGAAGCACTGCGTTCTGGCCAAAGTGGGGCGATCTGTGGAAGCAGTAACGGCACTGCCTGTGATGGGAGCTGGGGCGGAGGGATCCTTGCATGGAGCGATGTCAATACAAATGGTGCATTGGATGGCGGAGAACCGGTCCTGCGCTACTGGCTTGGCAATCCAAAGCTCGTTGTTCAAGGCCCGAGTAGCGGTCTAGTGGCCTTTGACGGCCGGGGACGCCGAATTTCTGCTGCCGACCAGCAAATCACTGTGCGCCCGGATCAATGTGGCGGCCAGCAATTGATGCGAACGCTGCTCATCAATGCAGCTGGGCAAGTCAGAAGTAGAAAGGATAACTGTCAATGA
- the uvrB gene encoding excinuclease ABC subunit UvrB, which produces MTDRFELVSPYSPAGDQPAAIDKLVANFEAGLAKQTLLGVTGSGKTYTIANVVQQVQKPTLVMAPNKTLAAQLYGEFKSFFPNNAVEYFVSYYDYYQPEAYVPSSDTFIEKDSSINEHIEQMRLSATKTLLSRRDSLVVATVSAIYGLGAPEDYLSLRLILSIGEHIDQRQLIRHLTDLQYTRNEFELTRGAFRVRGEVLDVFPAESDTEALRIELFDGDIEQLTLFDPLTGETLRKLQRYTVYPKTHYATTRERTLSAVDTIKEELKERLEQLYSQNKLVEAQRLAQRTQFDLEMMAEVGFCNGIENYSRHLTGKAPGEPPPTLFDYLPPDALLVIDESHVTIPQIGAMYKGDRSRKETLVEFGFRLPSALDNRPLRFEEWEARSPRSIYVSATPGPYELRESAGEITELVVRPTGLIDPVVEIRPVGTQVDDLMSEVHERIKLGDRVLVTTLTKRMAENLTEYLGEHGIRVRYLHSDIDTVERVEIIRDLRLGKFDVLVGINLLREGLDMPEVSLVAILDADKEGFLRSTGSLIQTIGRAARNLRGKAILYADKMTRSMQAAIDETDRRREKQVEYNLEHGITPKSVARPISDIMEGAREDAAEKKAGKGRSKSRQVAEEPADYRAMGPAEIAGKLKALEQKMYQHAKDLEFEAAAQIRDQILKLKAASLA; this is translated from the coding sequence ATGACCGACCGCTTTGAGCTTGTATCCCCGTATTCCCCAGCCGGCGACCAACCTGCGGCCATCGACAAGTTGGTGGCCAACTTCGAGGCGGGGCTGGCCAAGCAGACGCTGCTGGGGGTGACGGGTTCGGGTAAGACCTACACCATCGCCAACGTCGTGCAGCAGGTGCAGAAGCCGACGCTAGTGATGGCGCCGAACAAGACGTTGGCGGCGCAGCTGTACGGCGAGTTCAAGTCGTTTTTCCCGAACAACGCGGTGGAGTACTTCGTCAGCTATTACGACTATTACCAGCCTGAAGCATACGTGCCGTCGTCGGACACCTTCATCGAGAAGGACAGCTCGATCAACGAGCACATCGAGCAGATGCGTCTGTCGGCGACCAAGACGCTGCTGTCGCGGCGCGACTCGCTGGTGGTGGCCACGGTTTCGGCGATCTACGGCCTCGGCGCGCCAGAAGACTATCTGTCGCTGCGCCTGATTCTCTCGATCGGCGAGCACATCGATCAGCGCCAGCTGATCCGCCATCTCACCGATCTGCAGTACACGCGCAACGAGTTCGAGCTCACGCGCGGCGCGTTCCGTGTGCGCGGCGAGGTGCTTGACGTTTTTCCCGCCGAGTCGGATACCGAGGCGTTGCGCATCGAACTGTTCGATGGCGACATCGAGCAACTGACGCTGTTCGATCCGCTGACCGGCGAGACGCTGCGCAAGCTGCAGCGTTACACCGTGTATCCCAAGACCCATTACGCCACCACGCGCGAGCGCACCTTGAGCGCGGTCGACACCATCAAAGAAGAGTTGAAGGAGCGCTTGGAGCAGTTGTATTCGCAGAACAAGCTGGTGGAGGCGCAGCGCCTGGCGCAACGCACCCAGTTCGATCTGGAGATGATGGCCGAGGTGGGCTTCTGTAACGGCATCGAGAACTACTCGCGGCACTTGACCGGCAAGGCGCCTGGCGAGCCGCCGCCGACCTTGTTCGACTACTTGCCGCCGGATGCGCTGCTGGTGATCGACGAGTCGCACGTGACCATTCCGCAGATCGGCGCAATGTACAAGGGCGACCGCTCGCGCAAGGAAACGCTGGTGGAATTCGGCTTCCGCCTGCCGTCGGCGCTGGACAATCGCCCGTTGCGCTTTGAGGAATGGGAAGCGCGTTCGCCGCGTAGCATCTATGTGTCGGCAACACCGGGGCCGTACGAGCTGCGCGAATCTGCTGGCGAGATCACCGAGCTGGTGGTGCGGCCTACCGGCTTGATCGACCCGGTGGTCGAGATCCGCCCGGTAGGCACACAGGTCGACGATCTGATGTCCGAGGTGCACGAGCGCATCAAGCTGGGCGACCGCGTGCTGGTCACCACTTTGACCAAGCGTATGGCCGAAAACCTCACCGAATACCTCGGTGAGCACGGCATCCGCGTGCGCTATCTGCACTCGGACATCGACACCGTAGAGCGCGTAGAGATCATCCGCGACCTGCGCCTTGGCAAGTTCGACGTACTGGTCGGCATCAATCTATTGCGCGAAGGCCTGGACATGCCGGAGGTGTCGCTGGTTGCGATCCTGGACGCAGACAAGGAAGGCTTCCTGCGCTCCACCGGCTCGCTGATCCAGACCATCGGGCGCGCGGCGCGCAACCTGCGCGGCAAGGCGATCCTCTATGCCGACAAGATGACGCGTTCGATGCAGGCGGCCATCGACGAGACTGACCGCCGGCGCGAGAAGCAGGTTGAGTACAACCTTGAGCACGGCATCACCCCGAAGTCGGTCGCGCGGCCGATCTCCGACATCATGGAAGGCGCGCGCGAAGACGCGGCCGAGAAGAAGGCTGGCAAGGGGCGCTCGAAGTCGCGCCAGGTGGCCGAGGAGCCCGCCGACTATCGCGCGATGGGGCCTGCCGAAATTGCCGGCAAGCTCAAGGCACTCGAGCAGAAGATGTACCAGCACGCCAAGGATCTGGAATTCGAAGCGGCGGCGCAGATCCGCGACCAGATCCTGAAGCTCAAGGCGGCCAGCCTCGCGTGA
- a CDS encoding pilus assembly PilX family protein produces MNPQRTLVNKVSLSSRSRQRGAVLYVALIMLILLALLGISAMQVAGMQEKMASNYRAVNRAFQQAEGVVRNGEASVEAISNRTALPTGSTVTSASIKRGCDDGFDPVLWAREQTSIEATNVRQIDQCIEGEASIGMGPPMDSASPIFQITGVSVDDETNASSRSAIDTVFKL; encoded by the coding sequence ATGAATCCTCAGCGCACACTCGTGAATAAAGTATCTTTGTCCTCGCGTAGTCGGCAGAGGGGCGCTGTTCTGTATGTCGCCCTGATCATGTTGATTCTGCTTGCGTTGTTAGGTATTTCTGCAATGCAGGTGGCAGGGATGCAGGAAAAGATGGCATCCAACTACCGTGCCGTTAACCGTGCTTTCCAGCAAGCGGAGGGTGTCGTACGTAACGGCGAGGCGTCAGTTGAGGCGATTTCCAACCGCACCGCGCTACCAACTGGCAGTACGGTGACCTCTGCCAGCATAAAACGCGGATGCGATGATGGTTTTGACCCGGTGCTGTGGGCCCGCGAGCAGACCTCGATCGAGGCCACAAATGTACGTCAGATAGACCAGTGTATCGAGGGCGAGGCGAGCATTGGGATGGGGCCGCCGATGGATTCTGCGTCGCCGATCTTTCAAATCACAGGCGTTTCCGTGGACGATGAGACAAACGCCTCGTCGAGGTCCGCCATTGATACCGTCTTCAAGCTTTAA
- the pilV gene encoding type IV pilus modification protein PilV yields the protein MRQHGIRREASGFTLIEVLIAIIVLAFGLLGFALLQTMSVRFVQSANYRTQATNLAYDLIDQMRSNRYQASQYTAASFAAGSVTARGACSRPTGETVSITQHVTRWKCQVAKALGESSSANVVVANGQVTVSISWGDQKWDATDPDTSTTFALQTEI from the coding sequence ATGAGACAGCACGGCATTAGGCGGGAAGCATCTGGGTTTACATTGATTGAAGTATTGATAGCGATCATTGTTCTCGCGTTCGGGCTGCTTGGCTTTGCACTGCTACAAACGATGAGCGTGCGCTTCGTGCAAAGCGCCAACTATCGAACACAGGCGACCAATCTCGCCTATGACCTTATCGATCAAATGCGCTCAAATCGGTACCAGGCTAGCCAGTACACCGCGGCCAGCTTCGCCGCGGGTTCGGTGACCGCAAGAGGAGCCTGTAGTCGGCCGACCGGCGAGACGGTGTCCATCACCCAACATGTCACTCGCTGGAAATGTCAGGTTGCCAAGGCATTGGGAGAATCTTCATCGGCAAATGTTGTGGTCGCCAATGGACAGGTCACTGTGTCCATCTCTTGGGGTGATCAGAAGTGGGACGCAACTGATCCGGATACATCGACGACATTCGCATTGCAGACAGAGATCTGA
- a CDS encoding PilW family protein translates to MTARTRAAGLSLIEMMIALVIGLVLLLGVIQVFSASRTAFQLSEGASRAQENARFALDFLARDIRMAGHFGCVNDQAHFVKGQGDPRVNLSTTTGSGSPLDFSVSIQGYEATGTSPGAQLRLGGTLSPAAGVPSQIQGLNPAPLPGSDILVLRFLSPEGVPVTGLVRTGSNSIASFDAGRLSRLTSGGVGTPTLFGIADCSHADVFTGTSAASSVTTSVDLSRYTAQPTGQTMLYRAESLVYYVGTGASGEPALRRARAASDGTYAQNEELVEGIESLQLLYGLDSTAIISSATPPVGNITSQLTASAVGASADAAGANQWRRVGAVQVGILARSPNTANAVATANDDPVGVLGVSMQPPSAPDGRYRASYELSIALRNRLFGN, encoded by the coding sequence ATGACCGCACGTACCAGGGCGGCGGGTTTGTCGCTTATTGAAATGATGATTGCGCTGGTCATTGGCCTTGTGCTGCTGCTTGGGGTGATCCAGGTATTTTCCGCGTCGAGGACAGCATTTCAGCTGTCTGAAGGAGCGTCCAGAGCCCAAGAAAATGCTCGGTTTGCCCTGGATTTCCTGGCGCGTGATATCCGTATGGCGGGTCATTTCGGTTGCGTCAACGACCAGGCGCATTTTGTGAAAGGCCAGGGGGATCCCCGCGTCAACTTGTCTACGACAACCGGAAGTGGCAGCCCACTGGATTTTTCTGTATCGATTCAAGGGTATGAAGCTACAGGTACATCGCCAGGAGCGCAGCTGCGGCTCGGCGGAACGTTGTCCCCCGCCGCCGGTGTGCCTTCGCAGATTCAAGGGCTCAATCCTGCTCCGTTGCCAGGCAGCGATATTCTTGTACTACGTTTTCTTTCCCCTGAAGGTGTGCCAGTTACTGGGCTGGTACGTACAGGCAGCAACTCCATTGCCAGCTTTGATGCAGGGCGATTGTCACGTTTAACCAGCGGAGGCGTTGGAACCCCCACCTTATTCGGCATCGCCGACTGCTCGCATGCAGACGTGTTTACCGGGACATCTGCTGCGAGTTCTGTAACGACGAGCGTAGATCTGTCGCGCTATACCGCACAGCCGACGGGGCAAACAATGCTCTATCGTGCTGAATCACTGGTGTACTACGTCGGCACCGGAGCCTCCGGTGAGCCTGCACTGCGTCGAGCACGCGCGGCAAGCGATGGCACGTACGCTCAGAACGAGGAGCTCGTCGAGGGAATTGAAAGTCTGCAGTTGCTATATGGCCTGGATTCCACAGCCATTATCTCAAGTGCCACTCCGCCAGTGGGAAATATAACGTCTCAATTGACAGCATCAGCGGTGGGAGCCAGTGCAGATGCGGCCGGCGCCAACCAGTGGCGACGGGTTGGGGCGGTCCAGGTAGGAATTCTGGCACGCAGTCCCAATACGGCGAACGCAGTTGCCACGGCTAATGACGATCCCGTGGGTGTACTGGGAGTCAGCATGCAGCCGCCATCTGCACCTGACGGCCGCTACCGAGCCAGTTATGAACTATCCATCGCACTTCGCAATCGCTTGTTTGGCAACTAA
- a CDS encoding pilus assembly protein has product MDDYGYRALPDALGTTYGSYLSAKSASGRYTVYVGANDGMLHAFDAGMTADGSMDASGGLERFAYIPATALGHMGNLLLPSDPTNRTTEYEHRYYVDGPVVVGDANYAGSWKTVVVGAAGAGGRSIFALDVTNPSNFSTSSKLWEISDLDSSLSTAIRNNIGHVLGKPVIVPVKNAAGAVTWKAIFGNGYNSRNGKAVLFVVDIKTGAPAVTMIEATETGSTIAGSNGLGNIVVVDRWGGASQTDGVRDGYADTVYGADQKGAIWKFDLRSSAASVTVPFFTTRTSVESGQTYRQPITGGLVATAGDAGGVMLFFGTGSFSFESDPKDEAIQSLYGVNDTVRGAPLTTATRANLRGSTVVQDGDRTLSRAAAPANSQGWYVDLPAKERMVGSPSIASGIVFIPTYTPAVVSSGCKPDGANWLFGLDTRTGDGALMDARKGSPTGASFASRTAATPLTTSGNAPVKDVGVSAIPRLSPAESGSAPGGQACWMVVTAAGSGPLYIPYPCGRQSWRQVQ; this is encoded by the coding sequence ATGGATGATTATGGCTATCGGGCTTTGCCAGATGCGTTGGGAACGACCTATGGCTCTTATCTTAGCGCAAAGTCTGCGTCGGGACGATATACAGTTTATGTCGGTGCGAATGACGGCATGCTTCATGCTTTTGATGCGGGTATGACGGCAGATGGCTCGATGGATGCAAGCGGAGGGCTTGAACGTTTTGCTTATATTCCTGCGACTGCTTTAGGGCATATGGGTAATCTCCTTTTGCCCTCGGACCCCACCAACAGAACCACTGAGTACGAGCACCGTTATTACGTGGATGGTCCCGTCGTCGTGGGTGACGCTAATTATGCTGGCAGTTGGAAGACGGTTGTGGTCGGTGCCGCGGGGGCAGGTGGGCGTAGTATATTCGCATTGGATGTGACCAATCCTTCGAATTTCTCAACTTCCAGTAAGCTGTGGGAAATAAGTGATCTTGACTCCAGTCTTTCGACTGCCATCAGGAACAATATCGGTCATGTGCTCGGAAAGCCGGTCATCGTCCCGGTCAAGAATGCTGCAGGAGCTGTTACGTGGAAAGCGATTTTCGGTAATGGCTACAATAGCCGAAATGGTAAGGCAGTCTTGTTTGTTGTGGATATTAAGACAGGTGCGCCTGCCGTTACGATGATCGAAGCGACAGAGACCGGTAGTACGATTGCTGGTAGCAACGGGCTAGGGAATATAGTTGTTGTGGATCGGTGGGGTGGGGCATCGCAGACTGACGGGGTGCGGGATGGCTATGCGGACACAGTTTATGGCGCCGACCAGAAGGGTGCTATCTGGAAATTCGATCTCCGCAGTTCGGCAGCATCAGTCACCGTGCCATTTTTTACCACCAGAACATCCGTTGAGAGCGGACAGACCTATCGGCAACCTATTACAGGAGGGCTTGTGGCTACTGCCGGAGACGCAGGCGGTGTGATGCTTTTCTTTGGTACCGGAAGTTTTTCTTTTGAAAGTGACCCAAAGGACGAAGCAATTCAATCGCTTTACGGTGTAAATGACACCGTCAGAGGTGCGCCGCTGACCACGGCAACGCGGGCGAATTTGCGAGGAAGTACGGTTGTTCAGGATGGTGATCGGACATTGAGCCGGGCCGCAGCTCCGGCTAACTCACAAGGCTGGTATGTGGATTTGCCAGCGAAGGAGCGGATGGTTGGTAGCCCCTCGATTGCGTCCGGAATTGTGTTTATTCCAACCTATACGCCTGCGGTGGTGAGTTCAGGTTGCAAACCAGATGGTGCAAACTGGTTGTTCGGCTTGGATACGCGGACTGGGGATGGTGCTTTGATGGACGCACGTAAAGGATCTCCTACAGGCGCCAGCTTTGCCTCGAGAACTGCTGCGACGCCGCTGACCACGAGCGGTAATGCGCCAGTCAAGGATGTTGGAGTCTCCGCGATTCCTCGGTTGTCTCCGGCTGAGAGTGGTAGTGCGCCTGGCGGGCAGGCTTGCTGGATGGTCGTCACTGCCGCCGGGTCTGGCCCGCTCTATATCCCTTACCCATGCGGCAGGCAGTCCTGGAGGCAGGTCCAATGA
- a CDS encoding IS5-like element IS1478 family transposase → MHTRRPAAEHMPAEELFRSRLENQIDLRHPLAQLSQRMPWTALEQALSSRLPATQAGGGRPALPVRLIAGLLYLKHAYDLSDEAVCERWLENPYWQFFTGEVVFQTRLPCDASSLTRWRQRLDEAGMEELLAHTINAAHAMQAVDARELSRVIVDTTVQEKAIAYPTDSRLLEVARKKLVLLAKRYGIGLRQSYARQGPALSRKAGRYAHARQFKRMQRVLRRQRTVLGRVLRDIARKLDQVEPGVRERIAVWLERAQRLYTQRPKDKQKLYALHAPEVECIGKGKARQAYEFGVKVGIAVTACKGLVVGARSFPGNPYDGDTLAEQLEQTRGLLQDLSVEPTVAIVDLGYRGREVDGVQVLHRGKAKTLTRRQWRWIKRRQAVEPVIGHLKDDCRLRRCRLKGAQGDALHVLGCAAGYNLRWLLRWIAFLRAWMRAMGWPSFSAVPLSPMTLGA, encoded by the coding sequence ATGCATACACGCCGTCCTGCTGCCGAGCACATGCCTGCCGAGGAGTTGTTTCGTTCGCGCCTGGAGAACCAGATCGATCTGCGGCATCCGCTGGCGCAGCTGAGCCAACGGATGCCGTGGACGGCGTTGGAGCAAGCACTTTCATCGCGCTTGCCGGCCACCCAGGCTGGTGGCGGTCGGCCGGCATTGCCGGTGCGGCTGATCGCCGGTTTGCTCTACCTCAAACACGCCTACGACCTGTCCGATGAGGCGGTGTGCGAGCGTTGGCTGGAAAATCCGTATTGGCAGTTTTTCACTGGCGAGGTCGTGTTCCAGACGCGCTTGCCGTGCGATGCCAGCTCGCTGACGCGCTGGCGTCAGCGGCTTGACGAAGCGGGGATGGAAGAGTTGCTGGCACACACCATCAACGCTGCACATGCCATGCAGGCGGTGGACGCACGCGAGTTGTCGCGGGTGATCGTGGACACCACGGTGCAGGAAAAGGCGATTGCCTATCCGACCGATAGTCGGTTGCTGGAGGTGGCACGCAAGAAACTGGTGCTGCTGGCCAAGCGTTACGGCATCGGGTTGCGGCAGAGCTACGCACGGCAAGGTCCGGCCCTGAGCCGCAAGGCGGGCCGCTATGCGCATGCACGCCAGTTCAAGCGCATGCAGCGCGTGCTGCGACGTCAACGCACGGTCTTGGGGCGGGTGTTGCGCGATATCGCGCGCAAGCTGGACCAGGTGGAACCCGGCGTGCGCGAGCGCATCGCGGTCTGGCTGGAACGTGCGCAACGGCTGTACACGCAGCGTCCGAAGGACAAACAAAAACTGTACGCATTGCATGCCCCGGAAGTGGAATGCATCGGTAAGGGCAAGGCGCGTCAAGCGTACGAATTCGGCGTCAAGGTCGGCATTGCGGTCACCGCCTGCAAGGGATTGGTCGTGGGTGCGCGTAGCTTCCCGGGCAACCCGTACGACGGCGACACCTTGGCCGAGCAGCTGGAGCAGACACGCGGGTTGCTGCAGGATCTGAGCGTAGAACCGACGGTGGCGATCGTGGACCTGGGCTATCGCGGGCGCGAGGTCGATGGCGTGCAGGTGCTCCATCGTGGCAAGGCCAAGACGCTGACGCGACGGCAATGGCGCTGGATCAAACGACGGCAGGCGGTGGAACCGGTGATCGGACATCTGAAAGACGACTGCAGGTTGCGTCGCTGCAGGCTGAAAGGTGCACAAGGCGATGCGCTGCACGTACTCGGCTGCGCCGCCGGCTACAACCTGCGCTGGCTGCTGCGCTGGATCGCGTTTTTGCGTGCCTGGATGCGGGCGATGGGATGGCCATCCTTTAGCGCCGTGCCGCTGTCGCCGATGACACTTGGTGCTTGA
- the ppnN gene encoding nucleotide 5'-monophosphate nucleosidase PpnN, translated as MELSSTAARALPVVDARIYPRGGLDVLSKAEVARLRDASSGGMHELLRRCALAVLTSGSASDDPRAARDLYPDFDIQVNQQDRGIRIDLINAPAMAFVDGEIIRGVAELLFAVVRDLAYMAIELEAQRADLDTSEGITNAVFGQLRNARILQPSDPNLVVCWGGHSISRDEYLYTKQVGYELGLRGLDICTGCGPGAMKGPMKGATIAHAKQRKHHTRYIGVTEPGIIAAESPNPIVNHLVIMPDIEKRLEAFVRIGHGILVFPGGVGTAEEILYLLGILLREENAGLPFPLILTGPTIAAPYFAQIDRFIRLSLGESVASRYEIIVGDPVAVARRMAEGIHEVRAHRKDQKDSYYFNWSVHIPLEYQQPFVPSHEAMAALDLHHGRPAPELAADLRRAFSGIVAGNVKEDGMRRIEEFGPFEIHGDPDIMQALDELLRGFVEQRRMKISGDYRPCYRVVT; from the coding sequence ATGGAACTCAGCAGTACGGCAGCACGGGCGCTGCCGGTGGTGGATGCGCGGATCTATCCGCGTGGTGGCCTGGACGTGCTGTCCAAGGCAGAAGTGGCACGGTTGCGTGATGCATCCAGTGGCGGCATGCATGAGCTGTTGCGCCGGTGTGCGCTGGCGGTGCTGACCAGTGGTAGTGCATCCGACGACCCGCGTGCCGCGCGTGACCTGTACCCGGATTTCGACATCCAGGTGAATCAGCAGGATCGCGGCATCCGTATCGATCTGATCAACGCGCCGGCCATGGCCTTTGTGGATGGCGAGATCATCCGCGGCGTGGCCGAGCTGTTGTTCGCCGTGGTGCGCGACCTGGCCTACATGGCCATCGAGCTCGAAGCGCAACGTGCGGACCTGGACACCAGCGAAGGCATCACCAATGCCGTGTTCGGCCAGCTGCGCAACGCGCGCATCCTGCAGCCGTCCGACCCGAATCTGGTCGTGTGCTGGGGTGGTCACTCCATCTCGCGCGACGAATACCTCTACACCAAACAGGTGGGCTACGAGCTCGGCCTGCGCGGTCTTGACATCTGCACCGGCTGCGGCCCAGGAGCAATGAAGGGCCCGATGAAGGGCGCCACCATTGCGCACGCCAAACAGCGCAAGCACCACACGCGCTATATCGGCGTCACCGAGCCGGGCATCATCGCCGCCGAATCACCGAATCCGATCGTGAATCACCTGGTGATCATGCCGGACATCGAAAAGCGCCTGGAGGCGTTTGTTCGCATTGGTCACGGCATCCTCGTCTTCCCGGGTGGCGTCGGTACCGCCGAGGAAATCCTGTACCTGCTCGGCATCCTGCTGCGCGAGGAGAACGCCGGCCTGCCGTTCCCGCTGATCCTGACCGGGCCGACCATCGCCGCGCCGTACTTCGCCCAGATCGACCGGTTTATCCGCCTGAGCCTTGGTGAGTCGGTCGCATCACGCTACGAGATCATCGTCGGTGACCCCGTCGCGGTGGCGCGCCGCATGGCCGAAGGCATTCACGAAGTGCGCGCGCACCGCAAGGACCAGAAAGACTCGTACTACTTCAACTGGTCGGTGCACATCCCGCTTGAGTACCAGCAGCCGTTCGTGCCCAGCCACGAAGCCATGGCTGCGTTGGACCTGCACCACGGCCGCCCGGCGCCAGAACTTGCGGCCGACCTGCGCCGCGCCTTCTCCGGCATCGTCGCCGGCAACGTCAAGGAAGACGGCATGCGCCGCATCGAGGAGTTCGGCCCGTTCGAGATCCACGGCGACCCCGACATCATGCAGGCCCTGGACGAGCTGCTACGTGGCTTCGTCGAACAGCGCCGGATGAAGATCTCGGGGGATTACCGGCCTTGTTATCGGGTGGTGACCTGA
- a CDS encoding GspH/FimT family pseudopilin, which translates to MQTGPQSPAKGYTATELLIVMAVLGLLAAIALPSFSSLIERQRLQTRVHLLTAHLALARSMAIMRRTAISVCPSSDGTMCRTDSNWSAGWILFADPANAGQPSSALSVLRVEQHATTQSLSVTSTAGRPLIRFMPDGRSGGSNATISLCIQSERVADIVINNSGRARSVRYPVMQSCPAPAQT; encoded by the coding sequence ATGCAGACAGGACCTCAGTCACCCGCAAAAGGGTACACGGCAACCGAGCTACTCATCGTGATGGCAGTGCTCGGCCTGCTTGCCGCAATTGCGCTGCCGAGCTTCAGCAGCCTGATCGAGCGGCAGCGGTTGCAGACCCGCGTCCACCTACTCACGGCACATCTGGCATTGGCCAGAAGTATGGCGATCATGCGCCGGACTGCGATCAGCGTTTGCCCCTCCTCAGATGGAACCATGTGCCGAACAGACAGCAACTGGTCCGCAGGGTGGATCCTTTTTGCGGATCCCGCCAACGCAGGCCAACCAAGCAGCGCACTGTCCGTCTTGAGAGTTGAACAACACGCGACGACGCAGAGCTTGAGTGTCACGAGCACAGCAGGAAGGCCGCTGATCCGCTTCATGCCTGATGGTCGCAGCGGCGGCAGCAACGCCACGATCAGCCTCTGCATCCAGTCAGAGCGAGTGGCCGACATCGTGATCAACAACTCTGGCAGAGCACGATCCGTTCGCTACCCAGTGATGCAGAGCTGTCCGGCACCTGCGCAGACATAA
- a CDS encoding type IV pilin protein has protein sequence MIVVAVIAILSAIAYPSYAEYVRKSRRAQAKADLVEYAQLAVRFYTVRNTYVNFSLPTQVSPREEGTAAYRLALQTTQSTFSISATAQGNQVQDKCGDLGIDQASRKSNSKGTKSDCW, from the coding sequence ATGATCGTCGTAGCGGTAATAGCGATCTTGTCTGCCATTGCGTATCCGAGCTACGCCGAGTATGTCCGTAAGTCCCGGCGGGCGCAGGCTAAGGCCGATCTCGTCGAGTATGCGCAGTTAGCGGTAAGGTTCTACACCGTACGAAATACCTACGTTAATTTTTCGCTGCCAACGCAAGTTTCGCCTCGGGAGGAAGGAACAGCCGCGTATCGGCTCGCTCTTCAAACCACCCAGTCGACCTTCTCGATCTCTGCGACCGCACAGGGCAACCAAGTGCAAGACAAGTGCGGCGACCTTGGCATTGATCAAGCCTCAAGGAAGTCCAATTCCAAGGGCACCAAGTCCGACTGTTGGTGA